The Verrucomicrobiia bacterium genome window below encodes:
- the murA gene encoding UDP-N-acetylglucosamine 1-carboxyvinyltransferase produces the protein MEKIIISGGNPLRGTVQISGSKNAALPIIAATLLTSEPCIIRGVPNLSDIQFMCDILRWLSVKVTHDKTEGVVEVRAGHPLGVAPYELVRKMRASVCLLGPLLARLHNCKVSLPGGCVIGDRPIDQHIKGLKRLGADVVVENGYVHARCNELTGNDVFMGGRFGSTVLGTANVLMAATLATGTTWIEGAACEPEIEDLINFLTKMGAKIKGVGGHMLEVEGVTELHGAEHTVIPDRIEAGTFMAAAAITGGDIEIKGARAEHLSAVRDKLEECGVTVERNNGTIRVRSNGDLKAVDVITMPYPGFPTDMQAQMSAMMTVTPGISVITEKVFPNRFMHISEMARLGADVSLEGSSAIVKGVKKLSGAPVMASDLRASAGLVLAGLAADGETEVNRIYHVDRGYERIDQKLRLLGAKIERVAE, from the coding sequence ATGGAAAAGATTATTATTAGTGGGGGAAATCCGCTTCGCGGAACCGTTCAAATCAGCGGCTCCAAAAACGCCGCCTTGCCAATTATCGCCGCCACACTGCTCACGAGCGAACCGTGCATCATTCGTGGAGTGCCGAATCTCAGCGACATCCAGTTCATGTGCGACATCCTGCGCTGGCTGAGCGTGAAGGTTACGCACGACAAAACCGAAGGGGTTGTCGAAGTGCGCGCAGGTCATCCACTGGGAGTAGCGCCGTACGAGCTTGTCCGCAAGATGCGCGCGTCGGTCTGTCTACTCGGGCCGTTGCTCGCCCGACTGCATAACTGCAAAGTTTCACTCCCCGGCGGCTGCGTCATTGGCGATCGCCCCATTGACCAACACATCAAGGGACTCAAGCGCCTTGGCGCGGACGTGGTGGTCGAGAACGGCTACGTCCACGCGCGCTGCAACGAATTGACCGGTAACGACGTGTTCATGGGCGGGCGCTTCGGGTCAACTGTTCTGGGGACGGCCAATGTCCTGATGGCGGCCACGCTGGCCACGGGCACGACGTGGATTGAAGGCGCAGCCTGTGAACCCGAAATTGAAGACCTGATCAATTTTCTCACCAAGATGGGCGCCAAGATCAAGGGCGTTGGTGGTCACATGCTCGAGGTTGAAGGCGTCACGGAACTCCACGGCGCGGAGCACACGGTCATTCCCGACCGCATCGAGGCCGGTACGTTCATGGCCGCGGCGGCGATTACGGGCGGTGACATCGAAATTAAGGGCGCACGCGCCGAACATCTCAGCGCCGTGCGCGATAAACTTGAAGAGTGCGGTGTCACCGTTGAGCGTAACAACGGCACGATTCGGGTCCGCAGCAACGGGGATCTCAAGGCGGTGGACGTCATCACGATGCCGTACCCCGGCTTTCCGACGGACATGCAGGCGCAAATGAGCGCCATGATGACGGTCACGCCGGGCATCAGCGTGATCACGGAGAAAGTGTTCCCGAACCGGTTTATGCACATCAGCGAGATGGCGCGACTGGGCGCCGATGTTTCGCTGGAAGGCAGCAGCGCCATCGTCAAAGGCGTTAAGAAGCTCAGCGGCGCGCCGGTGATGGCCAGCGATCTGCGCGCCAGCGCGGGCCTCGTGCTGGCGGGATTGGCGGCCGATGGTGAAACGGAAGTGAATCGCATTTATCACGTTGACCGCGGCTACGAACGCATCGACCAAAAGCTTCGCCTTCTCGGGGCGAAGATCGAGCGCGTGGCGGAATGA
- the ffh gene encoding signal recognition particle protein, whose amino-acid sequence MFDSLSDKLQGIFKNLRGFGKLTEKNVADALREVRLALLEADVNYKVVKDFIERTKQRALGQEVLTSITPGQQIIKIVHDELVALMGGEPQGTAAATPSGNWMMVGLHGCGKTTTCGKLARLLAKQGRKPLLVACDVHRPAAIDQLETLGKQVNIPVFSLRGETDVVKIAKQATAFAQLQSRDLVIFDTAGRLHIDEQLVQELVRMREALSPQEILLVADAATGQEAVNIVEHFDKALNITGIVLTKLDGDARGGAALSMQAVTGKPIRFAGVGEKLEDLEPFHAERMAGRILGMGDVVSLVEKAQDAFDARKAEELQEKIADRSLNLEDFLSQLQQLKKLGPLENLLGMLPGMGKMPDLSGGESQLKRVEAVIQSMTPTERRRPEILNAGRRTRIATGSGTSVAEVNDVLKQFNAMKKMMQEMGKMQKAMTRKGGLPKMRLGR is encoded by the coding sequence ATGTTCGATTCACTTTCAGATAAACTGCAGGGCATTTTCAAGAACCTGCGCGGCTTCGGCAAGCTGACCGAAAAAAACGTTGCGGACGCGCTGCGTGAGGTGCGGCTGGCCTTGCTCGAAGCCGACGTCAATTACAAGGTGGTGAAGGATTTCATTGAGCGCACGAAACAACGCGCGCTAGGGCAGGAGGTTCTCACCAGCATCACGCCGGGACAGCAGATCATCAAGATCGTGCATGATGAGCTGGTTGCGTTGATGGGCGGCGAGCCGCAAGGGACGGCGGCTGCTACACCGAGCGGGAACTGGATGATGGTGGGGTTGCACGGGTGCGGCAAGACGACCACATGCGGGAAACTGGCGAGGTTGTTGGCGAAGCAAGGACGCAAGCCGCTGCTGGTTGCGTGCGATGTGCATCGTCCCGCAGCGATTGACCAACTGGAAACTCTCGGCAAGCAAGTGAACATCCCGGTATTCTCCCTGCGCGGCGAGACCGACGTGGTGAAAATCGCCAAACAGGCAACCGCTTTCGCGCAGCTGCAAAGCCGCGACCTTGTGATTTTTGACACGGCAGGTCGTTTGCATATCGACGAGCAGCTTGTGCAGGAACTAGTGCGGATGCGTGAGGCGCTGAGTCCGCAGGAGATTCTGCTGGTGGCCGACGCCGCGACGGGGCAGGAAGCCGTGAACATCGTCGAACATTTCGACAAGGCCCTCAACATTACGGGGATTGTGCTAACGAAACTCGACGGCGATGCGCGCGGTGGCGCGGCGCTTTCGATGCAGGCGGTCACGGGCAAGCCGATACGGTTTGCGGGTGTTGGCGAAAAACTCGAGGATCTGGAGCCATTCCATGCTGAGCGGATGGCTGGGCGAATCCTCGGAATGGGTGATGTGGTCAGTCTTGTCGAGAAGGCGCAGGATGCCTTCGATGCCAGGAAAGCAGAGGAATTGCAGGAAAAAATCGCCGATCGGAGCCTGAATTTGGAGGACTTTCTGTCGCAACTGCAACAGCTTAAGAAGCTTGGACCATTGGAGAATCTACTTGGCATGCTGCCGGGAATGGGTAAAATGCCTGACCTCAGCGGTGGTGAGTCGCAACTCAAGCGCGTCGAGGCGGTGATTCAGTCGATGACACCCACAGAGCGACGCCGTCCCGAGATTTTGAATGCGGGCCGACGCACGCGCATCGCGACGGGAAGCGGTACCAGTGTCGCTGAGGTGAATGACGTATTGAAGCAATTCAATGCCATGAAGAAAATGATGCAGGAAATGGGTAAAATGCAAAAGGCGATGACCCGCAAGGGCGGATTGCCGAAAATGCGATTGGGGAGGTGA
- the rpsP gene encoding 30S ribosomal protein S16, with the protein MPVRIRLRRVGTKNVPCYRIVVADGRSPRDGRFIENVGTYDPRKAGENFKVDLERVKHWMQRGAQPSNTVRSFLKKAEKAAAAPKAA; encoded by the coding sequence GTGCCGGTAAGAATCAGACTACGACGAGTGGGAACGAAGAACGTGCCGTGCTACCGTATAGTGGTGGCCGATGGGCGCAGCCCGCGTGATGGGCGGTTCATTGAGAACGTGGGGACGTACGATCCCCGCAAGGCAGGCGAAAATTTCAAGGTGGACCTGGAGCGGGTGAAGCATTGGATGCAGAGAGGCGCACAACCCAGCAATACGGTGCGGAGCTTCTTGAAGAAAGCGGAGAAAGCTGCAGCAGCGCCGAAAGCGGCCTGA
- a CDS encoding KH domain-containing protein gives MKAFIEYVAKALVDHPDEVDVREIDSERAVIFELRLNQTDIGKVIGKSGRTITAIRTLLTSAAAKQGKRAMLEIIEPEGRRTEGAPPPPDAAQ, from the coding sequence ATGAAAGCGTTTATCGAATACGTAGCGAAGGCCTTGGTCGATCATCCCGACGAAGTCGACGTGCGCGAAATCGACAGCGAACGCGCTGTGATCTTTGAACTGCGGTTGAACCAGACCGATATCGGCAAGGTCATCGGCAAAAGCGGACGCACGATTACCGCGATCCGCACCTTGCTGACCAGCGCCGCCGCCAAGCAGGGCAAGCGGGCCATGCTCGAAATCATCGAACCCGAAGGCCGTCGGACCGAAGGCGCGCCGCCACCGCCAGACGCGGCGCAGTAA
- the trmD gene encoding tRNA (guanosine(37)-N1)-methyltransferase TrmD — MEIDVLTLFPRIFEGPLDESILKRAQKSGLVGVRVHNLRDFTHDKHRVVDDKPYGGGPGMLMKPEPIFEAVETIRRDESCVVLMTPQGAPLTQARAQEFSRKPHLVIICGHYEGVDERVREALVDEEVSIGDYVLTNGALAAAVFVDAVVRLLPGVLGDKQSAGDDSFSSGLLEGPQYTRPPEFRGMQVPEVLLSGNHEAVAKWLAESARQRTKERRPDLLKED, encoded by the coding sequence ATGGAAATTGACGTACTGACGTTGTTCCCACGTATCTTCGAGGGGCCGCTCGACGAAAGCATTCTCAAGCGCGCCCAGAAGAGCGGATTGGTTGGCGTGCGCGTGCATAATTTGCGGGATTTCACCCATGACAAGCACCGCGTCGTGGATGACAAGCCGTATGGCGGTGGGCCGGGCATGCTGATGAAGCCCGAGCCGATCTTTGAAGCTGTGGAGACGATTCGCCGGGATGAATCCTGTGTGGTCCTGATGACACCGCAGGGCGCACCACTGACGCAGGCGCGGGCGCAGGAGTTTTCGCGCAAGCCGCACTTGGTCATCATTTGTGGCCACTACGAAGGTGTGGATGAACGGGTGCGCGAGGCGCTCGTTGATGAAGAGGTCAGTATCGGCGATTACGTGCTGACCAATGGCGCGCTGGCAGCGGCGGTGTTTGTGGACGCGGTGGTGCGACTCTTGCCGGGGGTACTCGGCGACAAACAGAGCGCGGGTGACGATTCGTTCTCCAGCGGGCTGCTCGAAGGGCCGCAGTACACGCGGCCACCGGAGTTCCGCGGGATGCAGGTGCCGGAAGTGTTGCTGAGCGGCAACCATGAGGCCGTCGCCAAGTGGCTTGCGGAGTCAGCGCGGCAGCGGACCAAAGAGCGGCGACCGGATTTACTGAAAGAAGATTAA
- the rplS gene encoding 50S ribosomal protein L19 — translation MNVIEKIQSEQLRKDLVPFKVGDTIKVYSRIKEADRERVQAFSGIVINMQGRGIAETFTVRRISYGEGVERVFPLHSPFIQKIEVERAGKVRRAKLYYLRDRIGKTATKVADA, via the coding sequence ATGAATGTCATTGAGAAGATTCAATCGGAGCAGTTGCGCAAGGACCTAGTCCCCTTCAAGGTGGGCGACACCATCAAGGTGTACTCGCGCATCAAGGAAGCGGACCGCGAGCGGGTGCAGGCGTTTTCAGGCATCGTGATCAACATGCAGGGCCGCGGTATCGCCGAGACATTCACCGTGCGCCGCATCAGCTACGGCGAAGGCGTGGAGCGCGTGTTCCCGTTGCATTCGCCCTTTATCCAAAAGATCGAAGTCGAGCGCGCCGGCAAGGTGCGTCGCGCCAAGCTCTACTATCTGCGCGACCGCATCGGCAAGACGGCCACGAAGGTCGCCGACGCGTAA
- a CDS encoding ribonuclease HII, giving the protein MLRYEKKVFKAGAQIIAGIDEAGRGPLAGPVVAAAAILPPKFKHKTLTDSKQLSEKQREEIYAELTANPEFLWAVGTSDVDVIDHYNILRATWRAMQLALDNLYVHPDHVLVDGLRVPLMGVEQTAIVKGDAKSFSIAAASVIAKVTRDRLMLKIHEQYPQYNFAQHKGYGTPEHLAALGQYGPSPVHRRSFAPVRNALEPVQVEFAAL; this is encoded by the coding sequence ATGCTCCGGTACGAAAAGAAAGTTTTCAAAGCCGGAGCGCAAATCATCGCGGGGATCGACGAGGCCGGCCGCGGACCGTTGGCGGGACCCGTCGTGGCGGCCGCGGCAATCCTGCCCCCGAAGTTCAAGCACAAGACGCTCACCGATTCGAAGCAGCTTTCGGAGAAACAGCGCGAGGAAATCTACGCTGAGCTGACAGCCAATCCCGAATTTCTCTGGGCGGTTGGCACGTCGGATGTCGATGTCATCGACCATTACAACATCCTTCGCGCAACCTGGCGCGCCATGCAGCTCGCCCTGGATAACTTGTACGTTCATCCAGACCACGTTCTGGTTGACGGCCTGCGCGTACCGCTCATGGGTGTGGAACAAACAGCGATTGTCAAAGGTGATGCCAAGAGTTTTTCCATCGCCGCCGCCAGCGTTATCGCCAAGGTCACGCGTGACCGCTTGATGCTGAAGATTCACGAACAGTATCCCCAATATAACTTCGCCCAACACAAAGGTTACGGAACGCCCGAACATCTTGCCGCGCTCGGTCAATACGGCCCGTCGCCCGTGCACCGGCGCTCTTTCGCCCCTGTGCGCAATGCCCTGGAGCCAGTGCAAGTAGAGTTCGCTGCACTCTGA
- a CDS encoding YraN family protein, whose translation MFLGWLKRPSNLTPRQILGARGEKAAAKYLRRHGYKILLKNFRSGKAEVDIVARHKDWLVFVEVKTRETEQFGAPSEAVDRDKQRNLSKGALDYLRMLGNPRIHFRFDIVEVIIADGSKRPDDIRLIQNAFDLSEPFIY comes from the coding sequence ATGTTCCTCGGCTGGCTAAAAAGACCGAGTAATCTCACGCCACGCCAGATTCTCGGCGCGCGCGGCGAAAAGGCCGCGGCGAAATACCTCCGCCGGCACGGGTACAAGATCCTTTTAAAAAATTTTCGCAGTGGTAAAGCCGAGGTCGATATTGTCGCCCGCCACAAGGACTGGCTGGTGTTCGTCGAAGTCAAAACCCGCGAGACCGAACAATTCGGCGCGCCGAGTGAGGCGGTTGACCGCGACAAACAACGCAACCTCAGCAAGGGCGCGCTCGATTACCTGCGCATGCTCGGCAACCCTCGGATTCACTTTCGCTTCGACATCGTGGAAGTTATCATCGCCGATGGCTCGAAGAGGCCCGACGACATCCGCCTCATCCAAAACGCATTCGACCTGAGCGAACCGTTTATCTACTGA
- a CDS encoding alpha/beta hydrolase family protein encodes MLAKVRSAALLGLVFLATVGLWPDETKAQSTNSSGGPDAREIPLPPIKTRLSPMPGVNDLPVRIGLPDALTMNDGHKVTTVKQWKKRREEIKRILEYYAIGQIPPPPGNVKGHEIKSQLVLDGRVKYRLVHLTFGPKEKLGLDIGIFTPTDSKGPFPAVIMPGGTPPGATPLSTLAHPPGQGRGVDALLPVVPATESTNETTTSSNSTNQPAGRRVPRLDNTDPEAVAGRNRELFRRGYAYVLFNNNDCAEDTTLRNADGGWAFRTTRFYPAYPGYDWGVLAGWAWGVSRIVDYLETDPLVDKTRLIVSGVSRTGKSAMVAAAFDDRLVMAAPCVTGGGGIGAYRFSGAGRGGKEGLADMMKKYPNWFSPHLHEFWGHTDQLPFDEHWFLALVAPRPFIALEGLTDQVSLENAVKQSWLGGQPAYALFGATDHLGVNYADHGHAFTPEDMKALLDFADKQLRGMKVERRFDQFPSDTAPKTTEQPEAK; translated from the coding sequence ATGCTTGCGAAGGTTCGTTCCGCCGCGCTTCTTGGATTGGTTTTCCTCGCGACAGTTGGCCTTTGGCCAGACGAGACCAAAGCCCAGTCCACCAACTCGAGCGGCGGACCAGACGCGCGCGAAATTCCCCTGCCTCCGATCAAGACCAGGCTGAGCCCGATGCCCGGCGTGAACGATTTACCGGTTCGCATCGGTTTACCTGATGCCCTGACGATGAACGACGGGCACAAGGTCACGACGGTCAAACAGTGGAAAAAGCGTCGCGAGGAGATCAAGCGCATCCTCGAGTATTACGCCATCGGCCAGATACCGCCTCCGCCGGGAAACGTGAAGGGGCACGAGATCAAATCGCAGTTGGTACTGGATGGGAGGGTGAAGTATCGGCTGGTGCATCTGACCTTCGGTCCGAAAGAGAAGCTGGGTCTCGATATTGGCATCTTCACACCCACTGACAGCAAAGGGCCTTTCCCGGCGGTGATCATGCCAGGCGGAACGCCACCCGGCGCCACGCCACTGTCGACCCTGGCGCACCCGCCGGGGCAAGGGCGCGGTGTTGATGCTTTGTTGCCGGTCGTTCCCGCGACGGAATCCACGAACGAGACAACGACTTCTTCCAATTCCACCAATCAACCCGCCGGTCGCCGAGTTCCGCGGTTGGACAACACCGACCCCGAGGCCGTGGCCGGTCGCAACCGCGAATTGTTCCGTCGCGGATATGCCTACGTCCTGTTTAACAATAATGATTGCGCTGAGGACACCACGTTGCGCAACGCGGATGGCGGTTGGGCCTTCCGCACGACGCGATTCTATCCCGCCTATCCCGGTTATGATTGGGGAGTGCTCGCGGGATGGGCGTGGGGTGTGTCGCGTATCGTGGATTATCTGGAAACTGACCCGTTGGTGGATAAGACCAGGCTCATCGTCTCGGGAGTATCGCGAACCGGGAAGTCGGCCATGGTTGCCGCGGCTTTTGATGATCGCCTGGTGATGGCGGCGCCGTGCGTGACCGGCGGTGGCGGCATTGGCGCGTACCGTTTCAGCGGCGCCGGGCGCGGAGGCAAAGAGGGCCTGGCCGACATGATGAAGAAATATCCGAATTGGTTTTCGCCACACCTGCACGAGTTCTGGGGCCACACGGATCAATTGCCGTTTGACGAGCATTGGTTTCTCGCACTCGTTGCGCCGCGGCCTTTCATCGCCCTGGAAGGCTTGACCGACCAGGTGTCCCTCGAGAACGCAGTTAAACAATCATGGCTGGGCGGTCAGCCCGCTTACGCGCTGTTTGGCGCCACGGACCATCTTGGCGTGAACTACGCGGACCACGGGCACGCGTTCACCCCGGAGGATATGAAGGCGCTGCTGGACTTTGCCGACAAACAGCTACGAGGCATGAAAGTTGAGAGACGCTTCGATCAATTCCCGTCAGATACGGCTCCCAAGACAACAGAACAACCCGAGGCAAAATGA
- a CDS encoding glycoside hydrolase family 28 protein: MKNPMVRKSFCVVALFSFAVLSGCVSGSTSPKTTFNVRESGAVGDGKAKDTAAIQSALDRCAAAGGGTVVVPAGDYLTGSLDLKSHTTLRLEKGATLIGSPDLDDYPIVKGRWEGRWIDVHRALVSAHKANHIAVVGPGTIAGDLTIGNRQMPRRPCVIELIECQDVRLEGFTAKQKRMWTIHPTYCENVVVKNVTIRSIGGNSDGVDVDSCKHVAIEGCDIESGDDCIAIKSGRGMEGVREGRPTEDVLIRDCVFSDNIFACIGIGSETSGGIRGVRVEHCTFKQAKTYAVYIKSRPGRGAFIEDISGNNLDVQTGTNGFLRINLLNSGLQDSEPVLGDEGIPTAKNYRFANVRVNCGTLVNATAISPVKPLNGLSLVNITGTCTKGITLANITGAELHGVQVTGFHGPLLGTNNVSGRGLEGAVGIPPTTAGPPVVPATGSNIVGRTSGNAPTREAP, translated from the coding sequence ATGAAGAATCCCATGGTCCGCAAATCGTTTTGTGTGGTTGCCCTGTTTTCATTTGCCGTCCTGTCCGGCTGTGTGTCCGGATCCACTTCGCCCAAAACGACGTTCAATGTTCGCGAGTCGGGAGCGGTGGGCGATGGGAAGGCCAAGGACACGGCCGCGATTCAGTCGGCACTGGATCGCTGCGCTGCCGCGGGCGGAGGCACCGTCGTTGTGCCAGCTGGCGACTACCTGACCGGCAGCCTTGACCTTAAATCCCACACGACGCTCCGCCTTGAAAAGGGCGCGACGCTGATTGGCAGCCCCGATCTCGATGATTACCCGATTGTGAAAGGGCGCTGGGAAGGGCGTTGGATTGACGTGCACCGCGCGCTGGTTTCCGCGCACAAGGCGAACCACATCGCCGTCGTTGGCCCGGGCACAATCGCCGGTGACCTGACGATCGGCAATCGCCAAATGCCACGGCGCCCGTGTGTCATCGAGTTAATCGAATGTCAGGATGTCCGCCTCGAGGGCTTTACCGCGAAGCAGAAGCGCATGTGGACGATTCATCCGACCTATTGCGAAAATGTCGTGGTGAAAAACGTCACTATTCGCAGCATCGGCGGCAACAGCGATGGGGTGGATGTTGATTCCTGCAAACACGTCGCCATCGAAGGCTGCGACATCGAGTCCGGCGACGACTGCATCGCGATCAAATCTGGTCGCGGCATGGAAGGGGTCCGCGAAGGGCGTCCGACGGAGGATGTACTCATTCGGGATTGCGTGTTCTCCGACAATATCTTTGCGTGCATCGGCATTGGGAGTGAAACCTCCGGTGGGATACGCGGAGTGCGGGTGGAGCACTGCACTTTCAAGCAGGCCAAGACCTATGCGGTCTATATCAAGAGCCGCCCTGGCCGCGGCGCTTTCATCGAGGATATTTCCGGGAACAATCTGGACGTGCAGACCGGGACAAACGGCTTCCTCCGCATCAACCTCCTCAACAGCGGACTACAGGATTCCGAGCCAGTTCTCGGCGACGAGGGTATTCCCACTGCGAAGAATTACCGGTTCGCCAACGTCCGGGTGAATTGCGGAACACTGGTGAACGCGACGGCGATTTCCCCGGTGAAGCCGCTCAATGGGCTTTCGCTCGTCAATATCACCGGCACCTGCACAAAGGGCATTACGCTCGCCAATATCACGGGCGCCGAACTACATGGCGTTCAGGTTACGGGTTTCCACGGTCCGTTGCTTGGAACCAACAACGTCAGCGGCAGGGGACTGGAAGGCGCGGTTGGTATTCCACCCACCACCGCGGGTCCGCCAGTCGTACCGGCGACGGGGTCAAACATCGTTGGGAGAACCAGTGGCAATGCACCGACTCGTGAAGCCCCATGA
- a CDS encoding alpha/beta hydrolase produces the protein MNKRFARTLLSVSIASVTIQAQAAGDAPATTNAPFALAPLTPKQINAASPFFTVDGRDPVILTNPPARLEDLQILRLWPAQAPLQQGDDPAIDIPTLTVFLPPTGRASGAAMIVMPGGAYARLSPREGLPAAQWLASNGITTFILKSRLGKKYHHPAEMDDAQRAIRYVRANAPAWGLDSHRVGIIGFSAGGHLASTAATHFDAGDPTSDDLIERVSSRPDLHILLYPVVTFEGTSNVHTNSRIWLLGDNPSPELLELLSNEKQVTKDTPPAFIVHSTTDTVVPVANSDQYVAALVRNNVPFVYIREPIGKHGFGITDDWSGQAMAWLRARKF, from the coding sequence ATGAATAAACGCTTTGCGCGCACGTTGCTCTCTGTTTCGATTGCCTCGGTTACTATTCAAGCTCAGGCCGCAGGGGACGCACCGGCGACCACGAATGCTCCATTCGCGCTGGCCCCGCTGACACCCAAGCAGATTAATGCTGCGTCTCCGTTTTTTACGGTGGACGGAAGAGATCCCGTAATCCTCACCAATCCTCCGGCGAGGCTGGAAGATTTGCAAATCCTCCGACTTTGGCCGGCTCAGGCGCCCCTTCAGCAAGGCGATGATCCTGCCATCGATATTCCCACGTTGACGGTTTTTCTTCCCCCCACGGGCAGAGCCAGCGGCGCGGCAATGATTGTCATGCCCGGTGGCGCGTACGCGCGTCTTTCCCCGCGCGAGGGCCTCCCGGCGGCGCAATGGCTCGCGTCCAACGGCATCACCACGTTCATCCTAAAGTCCCGGCTTGGGAAGAAGTATCATCACCCGGCCGAAATGGACGATGCGCAGCGCGCCATCCGTTATGTCCGTGCGAATGCCCCCGCGTGGGGGCTTGATTCCCACCGTGTTGGCATCATTGGTTTTTCTGCTGGTGGGCATCTGGCCAGCACTGCGGCCACGCACTTTGACGCCGGCGATCCCACGTCGGACGACCTCATTGAGAGGGTAAGTTCCCGTCCTGATCTCCACATCCTCCTCTATCCCGTGGTGACATTTGAAGGCACATCGAACGTCCATACAAACTCCCGCATCTGGTTGCTCGGAGACAATCCCAGTCCAGAACTTCTGGAGTTACTTAGTAACGAAAAGCAGGTGACCAAGGATACGCCGCCAGCGTTTATCGTTCATTCCACCACCGACACCGTTGTCCCGGTTGCCAATTCTGATCAATACGTTGCCGCTCTCGTCCGAAACAACGTTCCATTTGTTTATATCCGAGAACCCATAGGCAAACACGGTTTCGGTATCACCGACGACTGGTCCGGCCAGGCCATGGCCTGGCTTCGCGCACGGAAATTCTGA